The Leishmania mexicana MHOM/GT/2001/U1103 complete genome, chromosome 26 genome includes a window with the following:
- a CDS encoding type II (glutathione peroxidase-like) tryparedoxin peroxidase yields the protein MLRLPPFHRAAAAVQASSIYDFKVNGGDHKPYDLGQHKGHPVLIYNVASKCGFTKGGYETATALYNKYKHQGFTVLAFPCNQFASQEPGTEESVKEFACTRFKAEFPIMEKVCVNGEHEHPLYHYLKNTCKGVLGTTLVKWNFTAFLVDKDGHAVCRFAPGATMSEIEKRLVPLLEAAASSNI from the coding sequence ATGCTGCGCTTGCCCCCTTTtcaccgcgccgccgctgcggtacAGGCGTCCTCGATCTACGACTTCAAGGTGAACGGCGGCGATCACAAGCCGTACGACCTTGGCCAGCACAAGGGCCACCCGGTTCTCATCTACAACGTAGCCAGCAAGTGCGGCTTCACCAAGGGCGGCTACGAGACAGCCACGGCGCTATACAACAAGTACAAACATCAAGGCTTCACGGTATTGGCGTTCCCGTGCAACCAGTTCGCCAGTCAGGAACCTGGAACGGAGGAGTCGGTGAAGGAGTTCGCCTGCACGCGTTTCAAGGCTGAGTTCCCCATTATGGAGAAGGTCTGTGTCAATGGCGAGCACGAGCACCCGCTGTACCACTACTTGAAGAACACGTGCAAGGGTGTCCTCGGCACGACGCTTGTGAAGTGGAACTTCACAGCGTTCCTGGTGGACAAGGACGGCCATGCCGTGTGCCGCTTCGCGCCTGGTGCGACAATGTCCGAAATCGAGAAAAGGCTGGTGCCGCTATTGGAGGCTGCGGCCTCGTCAAACATCTGA
- a CDS encoding putative asparagine synthetase a, with translation MSSNPQAYIDLQTRILRVKTIFAEELANALSLIPVECPILACVGDGTQDNLSGVEKAVQVHVREIPEAKYEVVHSLAKWKRMTLGNHKFPVGRGILTNMRALRVEDTLDNIHSVYVDQWDWERVMAPSDRCLEYLQATVRSLYEALRETERRVCTEFPDITPILPESVKFVHTEQLLKRYPELDSKSREREVVKEFGAVFLIGIGCKLSDGDHHDVRAPDYDDWSSPVSVDSSKIGFPAADGEKPSVNTTISLQGLNGDILVYNPVLDDVLELSSMGIRVDQEALRRQLEITGTSDRLQHKWHQCLLNGDLPQTIGGGIGQSRTVMFMLRKRHIGEVQCSVWPHEITAQYSLL, from the coding sequence ATGTCGTCCAATCCGCAGGCGTACATCGATCTCCAGACCCGCATTTTGAGGGTGAAAACCATCTTCGCCGAGGAGCTCGCCAATGCATTGAGCCTGATCCCGGTGGAGTGCCCCATACTCGCCTGCGTCGGCGATGGCACACAGGACAACCTCTCGGGcgtggagaaggcggtgcaggtgcACGTGAGAGAGATTCCGGAGGCGAAGTACGAGGTCGTGCACTCGCTCGCCAAGTGGAAGCGCATGACCCTCGGCAATCACAAGTTCCCCGTTGGCAGGGGCATCCTTACCAACATGCGCGCCCTGCGTGTTGAGGACACCCTGGACAACATCCACTCCGTCTACGTCGACCAATGGGACTGGGAGCGCGTGATGGCGCCGTCGGACCGCTGCCTCGAGTACCTGCAGGCCACCGTTCGCTCTCTctacgaggcgctgcgcgagacggagaggcgcgtgtgcaccgAGTTCCCAGACATTACCCCGATTCTGCCGGAGTCGGTCAAGTTCGTGCACaccgagcagctgctgaagcgctaCCCGGAGCTGGACTCCAAGTCACGCGAGCGTGAAGTTGTCAAGGAGTTCGGGGCGGTTTTCCTGATCGGCATCGGGTGCAAGCTGAGTGATGGCGACCACCACGACGTGCGCGCTCCGGACTACGATGACTGGTCGTCGCCGGTGTCCGTCGACTCCTCCAAGATCGGCTTCCCGGCTGCCGACGGCGAGAAGCCCTCGGTTAATACCACAATATCCTTGCAGGGCCTGAACGGCGACATTCTGGTGTACAACCCGGTTCTCGATGATGTGCTCGAGCTGAGCAGCATGGGCATCCGTGTTGACcaagaggcgctgcgccgccagctggAGATCACCGGCACCAGcgaccgcctccagcacaaATGGCACCAGTGCCTCCTGAACGGAGACCTGCCTCAAACCATCGGCGGCGGTATCGGCCAGAGTCGCACAGTAATGTTCATGCTCCGCAAGAGGCACATCGGCGAGGTGCAGTGCAGCGTGTGGCCCCACGAGATCACAGCACAGTACTCCTTGCTGTGA
- a CDS encoding chaperone protein-like protein, with protein sequence MHRHIFRRSTALLQMGTPSMGGMPGMPPGMGVPGANSSVGPSSRLPNRPGKTVSYQNAIKMEAERRRKLEEDTRSRYYVVKEDTWEKRGGGRVIGIDLGTTNSCICYIDTATRRPKIIPSPTGSWVYPTAITFDKNHQIRMFGEEARACARTSASATLCSGKRLIGRGFGELGRVQSNLSKTNILTVNEKGEVAVEIMGRTYTVVHIIAMFLRYLKSEAEKFLGEEVQLAVVSVPAYFTPQQKVATEDAALCAGFDVLEIIDEPSAACLAYTVLEELKREERDGQRRAAVSPPGSATATAASAAQASSSGGNPEAVAAASSSSTPEADAYGNKRYVRSLVFDLGGGTLDCAIMEHDRYRQMFNLVATHGDPMLGGNDWDTVLSQHFAKQFESKWRVPIEEEEGNVGQGVAAFRNLILEAEKAKIHFTHSTETYYGYNRAFHFSDKLRDIVPLEATLTHEEYVTLTRPLRVRCLQCIEKLFKHTGYTAADIDNILLVGAMTRDPPIRHLLEEYFGKKVVQEDTCPADYAVALGAGIRGGMLQGSFPELTANTRFVSGTVQSLREGGGIVRRLWRYLKLMTSTVNPNAIGTRWRGRAKGLSDDEIANYAKELVEFEATCARRLLLERAESEANFVMRRVTADSNRKQGMQEKRIMQLSEQLKFWQYMVHNFHDHEEELLRVVKELQEALNELDGLATDNVAGLTKAGTIDFSKTLARTLRGVSGTAAAKGDDNETSDDCTEHAAAKTVEKPSATRDTETQASGAAPNTAAGPKILRRRAPLPAASSAAQELVEAGHPALMNADVEVSESARNSFLQAQVEERAWHEPPAPPGEQGSWTEVKAAVDAGEVVGEPVPLRDLLRPMTMIEMKVALQTHYPVDDPPSAEHIAKRDVAVDLQTMTITEGAVDMAQLQADLDAAAQTAVEQAKEEERLMQERQKEMSARLFR encoded by the coding sequence ATGCACCGCCACATCTTTCGTCGCAGCACCGCACTGCTGCAAATGGGCACTCCAAGCATGGGCGGAATGCCGGGGATGCCACCAGGGATGGGGGTTCCCGGTGCCAACAGCTCGGTCGGGCCGTCGTCCCGCTTGCCGAACCGCCCGGGAAAGACGGTGAGCTACCAGAACGCAATCAAGATGGAAGCGGAGAGGCGCCgaaagctggaggaggacacgCGTAGCCGCTACTATGTCGTCAAGGAGGACACCTGGGAGAAGCGGGGAGGCGGGCGGGTGATCGGCATCGACCTCGGCACCACAAACAGCTGTATCTGCTACATTGACACCGCAACGAGGCGGCCGAAGATCATCCCGTCGCCAACGGGGTCGTGGGTGTACCCGACGGCCATCACCTTCGACAAGAATCACCAGATTCGCATGTTCGGCGAGGAGGCACGCGCCTGTGCGCGCACGAGCGCCAGCGCGACACTCTGCAGTGGCAAGCGGCTCATCGGTCGCGGCTTTGGCGAGCTTGGTCGCGTGCAATCGAACTTGTCCAAGACAAACATTTTGACGGTGAACGAGAAgggcgaggtggcggtggagatCATGGGGCGCACGTACACAGTTGTGCACATCATTGCCATGTTCCTGCGCTACCTGAAGAGCGAAGCTGAGAAGTTCTTGGGCGAGGAAGTGCAGCTGGCCGTGGTAAGCGTGCCGGCGTACTTTACACCGCAACAAAAGGTGGCCACCGAAGACGCGGCGCTCTGTGCGGGCTTTGACGTGCTGGAGATCATTGACGAGCCGTCGGCCGCGTGCCTGGCGTACACGGTGCTGGAAGAGCTCAAGCGCGAGGAGAGGGATGGGCAGCGACGTGCGGCGGTCAGTCCACCTGGATCTGCCACCGCTACcgctgcctccgcagcgCAAGCGAGCAGTAGCGGTGGCAACcccgaggcggtggcggccgcgtcctcgtcctctacTCCTGAAGCGGACGCATACGGCAACAAGCGCTACGTGCGCTCTCTCGTCTTTGACCTGGGTGGCGGCACACTCGACTGTGCCATCATGGAGCACGACCGCTACCGGCAAATGTTCAACCTCGTCGCCACACACGGGGACCCCATGCTGGGAGGCAATGACTGGGACACGGTTCTCTCCCAGCACTTCGCCAAGCAGTTCGAGAGCAAGTGGCGCGTGCCGAttgaagaagaggagggcaacGTTGGCCAAGGCGTCGCGGCCTTCCGAAACTTAATCCtagaggcggagaaggcgaagatACACTTCACCCACTCCACCGAGACCTACTACGGCTACAACCGCGCCTTCCACTTTTCCGACAAGCTGCGCGACATTGTGCCGCTGGAGGCGACCCTCACGCATGAGGAGTATGTCACCCTCACCCGCCCGCTGCGCGTCCGCTGCCTGCAGTGCATCGAGAAGCTGTTCAAGCACACCGGCTACACCGCTGCGGACATCGACAACATCCTGCTGGTCGGCGCCATGACCCGTGACCCGCCCATCCGCCACCTGCTCGAGGAGTACTTCGGGAAGAAGGTGGTGCAGGAGGACACGTGCCCGGCTGACTACGCCGTCGCGCTCGGTGCCGGCATCCGTGGTGGGATGCTGCAGGGCAGCTTTCCGGAGCTCACAGCCAACACCCGCTTCGTCAGTGGCACGGTGCAGTCActgcgcgagggcggcggcatcgtccGCCGGCTGTGGCGCTATCTCAAGCTCATGACGAGCACCGTGAACCCTAACGCGATTGGCACGCGATGGCGCGGTCGTGCCAAGGGGCTCTCTGATGATGAGATCGCGAACTACGCGAAGGAGCTGGTGGAGTTCGAGGCCACGTGCGCACGTCGACTGCTGCTCGAGCGGGCCGAGAGCGAGGCGAACTTTGTCATGCGCCGAGTCACGGCCGACTCAAATCGCAAGCAGGGCATGCAGGAAAAGCGGATTATGCAGCTCAGTGAGCAGCTGAAGTTCTGGCAGTACATGGTGCACAACTTTCACGaccacgaggaggagctgctgcgtgttgtgaaggagctgcaggaggcgctgaaCGAGCTGGATGGACTCGCGACGGACAACGTGGCAGGCCTGACGAAGGCAGGCACCATTGACTTCTCCAAGACACTTGCGCGGACGCTGCGCGGCGTGTCCggtacggcggcggcgaagggggaTGACAACGAGACCAGCGACGACTGCACGGAACACGCCGCGGCAAAAACAGTGGAGAAGCCGTCGGCTaccagagacacagagacacaggcGAGTGGCGCGGCGCCGAACACAGCGGCAGGCCCCAAGattctgcgccgccgtgcccccCTGCCAgcagcctccagcgccgcccaggAGCTTGTCGAGGCGGGGCATCCAGCGCTGATGAACGCGGATGTCGAGGTGTCCGAGTCTGCCCGCAATTCGTTCCTGCAGGCTCAGGTCGAGGAACGGGCGTGGCATgagccgccagcgccgccaggTGAGCAGGGTTCGTGGACGGAGGTGAAGGCCGCCGTTGACGCAGGCGAAGTTGTGGGCGAGCCAGTGCCATTGAGGGACCTGCTCCGGCCCATGACGATGATCGAGATGAAGGTGGCCCTGCAGACGCACTACCCTGTCGACGATCCGCCGTCCGCCGAGCACATCGCGAAGAGAGACGTGGCGGTTGACCTGCAGACCATGACCATCacggagggggcggtggaTATGGCACAGCTGCAGGCCGACCtggacgccgcggcgcagacagcggtggagcaggcgaaggaggaggagaggctgATGCAGGAGCGACAGAAGGAGATGTCGGCTCGCCTGTTTCGttga
- a CDS encoding putative 40S ribosomal protein S16: MPADKSYALKQVQTFGKKKTAIAVATVTKAAQCNIKVNGVPLQQILPDTLRAKIMEAITVVGSKYYSRLRIDVAVHGGGQVSQAYAARQAIAKGLVAFFQKYHNEVEKAALKDKFLAYDKFLLIADPRRCEPKKWGRHSARTRFTKSYR; encoded by the coding sequence ATGCCCGCTGACAAGAGCTACGCGCTGAAGCAGGTGCAGACCTTCGGCAAGAAGAAGACGGCAATCGCCGTGGCCACGGTCACCAAGGCTGCCCAGTGCAACATCAAGGTGAAcggtgtgccgctgcagcagatcCTGCCCGATACGCTGCGCGCGAAGATCATGGAGGCCATCACCGTGGTGGGATCCAAGTACTACTCGCGGCTGCGCATCGACGTGGCGGTGCACGGTGGTGGTCAGGTGTCGCAGGCGTACGCCGCGCGCCAGGCGATCGCGAAGGGCCTCGTTGCGTTCTTTCAGAAGTACCACaacgaggtggagaaggccgCGCTGAAGGACAAGTTCCTGGCGTACGACAAGTTCCTGCTGATCGCCGAtccccgccgctgcgagcCGAAGAAGTGGGGTCGCCACTCTGCCCGCACGCGCTTCACCAAGTCCTACCGGTAa
- a CDS encoding type II (glutathione peroxidase-like) tryparedoxin peroxidase gives MSIYDFKVNGGDHKPYDLGQHKGHPVLIYNVASKCGFTKGGYETATALYNKYKHQGFTVLAFPCNQFASQEPGTEESVKEFACTRFKAEFPIMEKVCVNGEHEHPLYHYLKNTCKGVLGTTLVKWNFTAFLVDKDGHAVCRFAPGATMSEIEKRLVPLLEADGDASTAPLSTQA, from the coding sequence ATGTCGATCTACGACTTCAAGGTGAACGGCGGCGATCACAAGCCGTACGACCTTGGCCAGCACAAGGGCCACCCGGTTCTCATCTACAACGTAGCCAGCAAGTGCGGCTTCACCAAGGGCGGCTACGAGACAGCCACGGCGCTATACAACAAGTACAAACATCAAGGCTTCACGGTATTGGCGTTCCCGTGCAACCAGTTCGCCAGTCAGGAACCTGGAACGGAGGAGTCGGTGAAGGAGTTCGCCTGCACGCGTTTCAAGGCTGAGTTCCCCATTATGGAGAAGGTCTGTGTCAATGGCGAGCACGAGCACCCGCTGTACCACTACTTGAAGAACACGTGCAAGGGTGTCCTCGGCACGACGCTTGTGAAGTGGAACTTCACAGCGTTCCTGGTGGACAAGGACGGCCATGCCGTGTGCCGCTTCGCGCCTGGTGCGACAATGTCCGAAATCGAGAAAAGGCTGGTGCCGCTATTGGAGGCTGACGGTGATGCGTCAACGGCTCCGTTAAGCACTCAGGCATGA
- a CDS encoding putative RNA-editing complex protein MP100 → MRGVLARTACRLTSLQKGTRLADVYQLLITKKPVEYDYVAVDVNAFVGSAMRITKNMSPEQRRNKEASRHVLNAIMQMLRRVVCRHSLLLAFDGPDTLAKAYKLRTTLPTRRLDMQIQRLPGGVLMRAVEDRIVKTMPLGRGLIPGEVVVSGVNVEGPVERKVTAWALDLACRDGAQHTSKSLCIIGAGELWMSVLALTPYFQGTNIVHGSSDLRHMSLNDCLTWLQLGDDLLTGDARVITAVRTDALLLYLLCHGCSTTDLSPLSGSNFTVLMEAYHTRRREAAATAGAAAGAPIFQLLREQLNGGLVLDVQALYLLFVAEKDVAETVQSLAALVVPAKDESPHTAPLRTFSMPLSTSGGSASEEQMRDANALDMLHSSYLSHLLNSHHLFSHGEMLGRSRVPAYMEAEVRMGSLGRSGAAGVRASVVAVGDWTRFLLRCLQRGGRYAFASDAGGELSYNTSKCAPSATTAADVSAASSSTAPGTAAYYPFWSSAQPLTAAEYTILSTSNSGILDPLLADYMPGVMPALRSELPRALTSVQANLHELRSSLQHFFARAAADRPHPSLCLAPSYHWCHNEKNKVWSMRYVDLGVVARQQGVRHARSLLPGMGMEQETPKEGAVVYDAESQTWTSQPRNFAVFTASEHVHVHRPSSSFMAATTVTSADAAEVPTLRVLTWNVMFDRYSNQPTPLGMPGIDWCSPKRYPVLAKLIDAEDADVVGMQEVERPFAEYLAAQPWCRERYIMSCSPQSPILDPWGVLLLVRRGGRWPLQQLKHLNVPAWPGHVSLMPVATLDLSAAAAHSDDSGTGGGGSAGKSGSRKLAALPRVVNVCSMHLLAPFVKVNEVARTGQDQALRHALTRQLHGDTLVMGDFNDWPSNEFLMPPESRYVECWPIIHPGDYGKTMDESNTFCKLKIEEIFFGRSDKVFLRTGTATAAGLTRGVLRPVEAHLVGTRSVNAENGNQEAPAYLFPSDHYGVSMQFEVL, encoded by the coding sequence ATGCGGGGTGTGCTGGCGCGTACCGCATGTCGGCTCACCTCCCTCCAGAAAGGGACGCGGCTAGCTGATGTCTACCAGCTCCTCATCACCAAGAAGCCGGTCGAGTACGACTATGTTGCCGTCGACGTGAACGCCTTTGTCGGCAGCGCCATGCGCATAACAAAGAACATGTCACCAGAGCAGCGTCGAAATAAGGAGGCGTCGCGGCACGTCCTCAACGCCATCATGCagatgctgcgccgcgtggtGTGCCGTcactctcttctcctcgccTTTGATGGCCCGGATACGTTGGCGAAGGCGTACAAGCTTCGCACCACATTGCCAACACGGCGACTTGACATGCAAATTCAGCGCCTCCCCGGTGGTGTTCTCATGCGCGCGGTGGAGGATCGCATAGTCAAGACGATGCCGTTGGGGCGCGGGCTGATTCCCGGAGAGGTGGTCGTCTCCGGTGTCAACGTGGAGGGCCCCGTGGAGCGAAAGGTGACGGCATGGGCTCTCGACTTGGCGTGCCGCGACGGGGCGCAGCACACCTCCAAGTCTCTCTGCATCATCGGAGCAGGGGAGCTGTGGATGAGCGTGCTCGCTCTCACGCCGTACTTTCAAGGTACGAACATCGTGCATGGATCGTCCGACTTGCGCCACATGTCGCTCAACGACTGCCTAACGTGGCTCCAGCTCGGCGACGACCTGCTGACCGGCGATGCACGGGTCATCACGGCAGTGCGGAcagatgcgctgctgctgtatcTGCTGTGCCACGGCTGCTCCACAACAGACCTCTCGCCGCTGTCTGGCTCGAACTTCACGGTTCTCATGGAGGCATACCACACTCGACGCCGCGAAGCCGCAGCAAccgccggtgcggcggccgGGGCACCGATCTttcagctcctccgcgaGCAGCTGAATGGTGGCCTGGTGCTTGACGTGCAGGCGTTGTACCTACTCTTCGTGGCGGAAAAGGACGTGGCAGAAACGGTCCagtcgctggcggcgcttGTCGTGCCGGCGAAGGATGAGAGCCCAcacacggcgccgctgaggaCCTTCTCCATGCCGCTCTCCACTTCAGGCGGCAGTGCATCAGAGGAGCAGATGCGCGACGCTAACGCGCTGGACATGTTGCACAGCAGCTATCTGAGCCACCTGCTCAATTCTCATCACCTCTTCTCCCATGGTGAAATGCTCGGTCGGTCTCGTGTGCCGGCCtacatggaggcggaggtgaggATGGGGAGCCttggccgcagcggcgccgcgggtGTCCGCGCCAGCGTGGTCGCCGTGGGGGATTGGACCCGCTTTCTGCTCCGCTGTCTCCAACGCGGGGGGCGCTACGCTTTCGCCAGTGACGCAGGCGGTGAGCTGAGCTACAACACCTCGAAGTGCGCACCATCCGCTACGACGGCTGCCGATGTGAGTGCCGCGTCGTCATCCACCGCTCCCGGCACGGCCGCGTACTACCCTTTCTGGTCCtccgcgcagccgctgacgGCAGCCGAGTACACCATCCTTAGCACCTCGAATTCGGGCATCCTCGATCCGCTACTAGCAGATTACATGCCGGGAGTGATGCCGGCGCTACGGTCGGAGCTGCCGCGGGCGCTCACGTCTGTGCAGGCAAACCTCCATGAGCTTCGCAGCTCACTGCAGCACTTCTtcgcgcgcgcagcggctgatCGGCCGCACCCGTCTCTGTGCCTGGCACCGTCCTACCACTGGTGCCACAACGAGAAGAACAAGGTGTGGTCAATGCGATACGTGGACTTGGGCGTGGTCGCAAGGCAGCAGGGTGTCCGTCACGCGCGCAGCCTGCTGCCTGGCATGGGCATGGAGCAGGAAACGCCGAAGGAGGGCGCCGTGGTATATGACGCCGAATCACAAACGTGGACCTCACAGCCACGCAACTTCGCTGTATTCACAGCGTCGGAGCATGTGCATGTCCACAGGCCGTCGTCTTCATTCATGGCAGCCACGACTGTGACTTCCGCGGATGCGGCCGAGGTGCCCACGCTGAGGGTGCTCACATGGAACGTCATGTTCGATCGGTACAGCAACCAGCCTACCCCACTCGGTATGCCGGGCATCGACTGGTGCAGCCCGAAGCGGTACCCTGTCCTGGCAAAGCTCATCGACGCCGAGGACGCCGATGTGGTGGGGATGCAGGAAGTGGAGCGGCCGTTTGCTGAGTAtctcgctgcgcagccgtggtgcCGCGAGCGGTACATCATGTCCTGCAGTCCGCAGAGCCCCATTTTGGATCCGTGGGGCGTGCTGCTACttgtgcgccgcggcgggcggtggccactgcagcagctgaaaCACCTGAATGTGCCGGCGTGGCCAGGCCACGTCTCCCTTATGCCTGTGGCTACGCTGGATTTgagtgctgccgccgcccacaGCGACGACAGTggcaccggcggtggcggctcaGCCGGaaagagcggcagcagaaaACTTGCAGCGTTGCCGCGGGTGGTGAACGTTTGCTCCATGCACTTGCTGGCGCCGTTTGTGAAGGTGAACGAGGTGGCCCGCACGGGTCAGGATCAGGCTCTGCGGCATGCGCtgacgcggcagctgcatGGCGACACGCTCGTGATGGGTGACTTCAACGACTGGCCGAGCAACGAGTTCCTCATGCCGCCGGAGTCGCGGTACGTGGAGTGCTGGCCGATCATTCACCCCGGTGACTACGGGAAAACAATGGACGAGTCGAACACCTTCTGCAAGCTGAAGATTGAAGAAATCTTCTTTGGCCGCTCGGACAAGGTTTTCCTCCGGACAGGTACCGCCACAGCCGCGGGCCTCACCCGAGGCGTGCTGAGGCCAGTGGAGGCGCATCTAGTGGGAACCCGGAGCGTCAATGCCGAAAACGGCAATCAAGAAGCACCGGCGTATCTGTTCCCGTCTGACCACTACGGCGTCAGCATGCAGTTCGAAGTCCTGTGA